A stretch of the Pogoniulus pusillus isolate bPogPus1 chromosome 14, bPogPus1.pri, whole genome shotgun sequence genome encodes the following:
- the LRATD2 gene encoding protein LRATD2, producing the protein MGNQVEKLTHLNYKEVPTADPTGMDRDEGPRIGVSYIFSNDDDELEQQQDSVQDLGGEHPALQPYDPQLHEVECSVYYRDECIYQKSFSEEDTLPEEGDEGSGGHLSTYTPENLLNRCKPGDLVEFVCQAQYPHWVVYVGDFQVVHLHRLEVVNSFLTDASQGRRGRIANQLYRYKPLSPAVVVRNALEQVGCKDRDLSWRNSECFAAWCRYGKREFKIGGELRIGKQPYRLQIRLGDKRSHTLEFQSLEDLIMEKRRNDQIGRAAVIQELSSHLQAAEEEEEEEEDHHRHPGAQTAVE; encoded by the coding sequence ATGGGGAACCAGGTGGAGAAGCTGACCCATTTGAACTACAAGGAAGTTCCCACGGCTGACCCGACTGGCATGGACAGAGATGAAGGACCCAGGATCGGGGTTTCCTACATCTTTTCGAATGATGATGATGagctggaacagcagcaggatTCAGTGCAGGACCTCGGGGGTgagcaccctgccctgcagccctacGATCCCCAGCTGCACGAGGTGGAGTGCTCAGTCTATTACCGGGATGAGTGTATTTACCAGAAGAGCTTTTCTGAGGAGGACACACTGCCAGAGGAGGGCGATGAAGGCAGTGGGGGCCATCTAAGCACCTACACCCCAGAGAACCTGCTAAATAGATGCAAACCGGGTGACCTGGTGGAGTTCGTGTGCCAGGCCCAGTATCCACATTGGGTAGTCTACGTTGGCGATTTTCAAGTTGtccacctgcacaggctggaggtgGTGAACAGCTTCCTCACCGATGCCAGCCAGGGCAGACGGGGCCGCATTGCCAACCAGCTGTACCGCTACAAGCCTCTCAGCCCTGCCGTGGTGGTGCGCAATGCTCTGGAGCAGGTGGGTTGCAAGGACCGGGACCTGAGCTGGAGAAACTCAGAGTGTTTCGCTGCCTGGTGCCGGTATGGCAAACGGGAGTTTAAAATCGGCGGGGAGCTGCGCATAGGCAAGCAGCCCTACCGATTGCAGATCCGGCTGGGTGACAAGCGCAGCCACACGCTGGAGTTTCAGAGCCTAGAGGATCTGattatggagaagaggagaaatgaCCAGATTGGTAGGGCTGCTGTGATCCAGGAGCTCTCAAGCCACCtgcaagctgcagaggaggaggaagaggaggaggaagaccatCATCGTCATCCAGGTGCTCAGACTGCTGTGGAGTAG